The genomic stretch GAGGTAATTTTCCTTTTAAAGTTTCCTCAACAGTTTCAAGTGGATTTCCAGTACCTGTAACTCTTATTGCTTGGTATACATAAGCTCTTCCAGATAATGGATCTCTTATTGCTCCACCTAAACAAGTTGAAGCTCCACCAAATGGTTCTATTTCAGTTGGGTGGTTATGAGTTTCATTTTTAAACATCAATAACCATTTTTCAATAGCTTTCTTTCCTTCAAAATCTTCTACTTCAACATCTACATAGACAGAACAAGCATTATTTTCTTCTGAAACTTCTAAGTTATCTAACTTTCCTTCTTTCTTTAAATATTTTGCAACTATTGTCGCCATATCCATTAAAGAAACATCTCTTTTCTTCGATACATCTTCTTTTAATTTTAGATAATCATTAAACTCTTTTTCCATTTGTTTTCCAAATTCAGAATTTGGGAATGTAACTTTATTTATTTTAGTTTCAAATGTTGTATGTCTACAATGGTCAGACCAATAAGTATCTAAAACTTTGATTTCAGTTTCAGTAGGATTTCTTCCTATTTCTTTGTAGTGATCTTGAACAAACTTCAAATCTTCAAAAGACATAGAAAGTCCTAAATCAACTTTCATTTTTTCTATTTCACTATCATTTAAAGAAGTAAAATCATTATAAGTAATAACTTCTGAATTAAATAAAATTTCTTCTTTCTTCAATACAGATAAATTTTTTTCTCTCATTTCAATAGGATTTATATAGAATTTCTTTATTTTATTTAATTCTTCATCACTAAGTTCATCATTTAATATAATAATTTTTGAAGTCAATATATCTGCATTTTGTTTTTCACTTGACACTATATCAATACATTGCAAAGCTGAATCTGCTCTTTGATCAAATTGCCCTGGTAAAAATTCAACAGCAAAATATTTTTTACCTTTTAAATCTAACTCTGTTGTGATAGTATCAGTAACAGGTTCTGATAGTATCATCTTTTTAATCTTTTCAATATCTTCTTTGTTATCATTAAGATTAAAAATATCATAACAGTTTATTAATCTTAAATTTTTGACATTTACCCCCAATTCTTCTCTAAACTGTTTTTCTAATCTTTTTGCATCTAAATCAAAACCTTTTTTCTTTTCAACAAAAAATCTTAAATCTGACATTCTTTCCTCCATAATAGTTTATAAATAGTTAAAAAATAAAAAAATCTGAGTAAAACACTCAGATTACAGATTACAACTCACACTTATAACTGTTCGCAACTATCCCACAGAAAACAGCAAGCTTAAATATTATTTTATTTATGTTTTTTATAATTATTAATTTCACTGTTTCCTCCATTTTTTAAAAGCACACAAAAAATAAATCCCTATATATCAAAAGAAATACAGTAAAACATTTTTCGTAGCTGGTTAATTTACGGTCAACCGTAGGGACACCTCTCCATATTTTAGGCTTATACGAATTTTTATTTTAATTATCTACGGATATAATACACTATTTATTAACTTTTGTAAATAGCTAAACAAATAAAATTATTGAAATAGAAATTTAAGTGAAAAAATGCTATAATTATTGAGATTATTTTATTTAAAAAAAGTGAGGTAAGAAAAATGGTTAAAAAGAAGTATATTGCTCCTAATCTTATTACAGCAGGAAATATGTTTTTAGGTTATTTAAGTATAACTGAATCAATAAAGGGAAATTATAAAATGGCAATATTATTTATTTTACTTGCCATGGTTTGTGATGGCTTAGATGGAAAAACAGCAAGAAAACTAGATGCATTTAGTGAATTTGGAAAAGAATTTGATTCTTTTTGTGATGCAGTTTCATTTGGATTAGCTCCATCAATGTTAATTTATTCAATATTATCAAAAAATGTTCCAGGAAGTCCATTTGTAGTTCCTGTTTCATTTTTATATGCTCTTTGTGGAGTAATGAGATTGGTTAAATTTAACATTATAAATGTTGCTTCAAGTGAAAAAGGTGATTTTAGTGGAATGCCTATTCCTAATGCTGCAGCAATGGTAGTATCTTATCTAATGATATGTAATGTTTTAGATGAAAAATTTGGTTTACAGTTTTTTGATATAAAAATCTTTATTGCAATATCTGTTATATCAGCAAGTTTAATGGTTAGTACAATACCATTTCATACTCCTGATAAAACTTTCTCATTTATTCCTAAAAAATTAGCTTTAGCTCTTATTTTAGGTCTTTTAGCTTCTATGTACTGGACACTAGACTATAGTGTATTTATTATTTCTTACACTTATGTCTTGTTAAATATCTTAACATATTTTTATAAAAGATTTGGAAGTGAAGATGAAAAGTTAGAAAATGAAGATGAAGTTATAGAAGAGTTTGAAGAGATAGAAGAAAATGAAGAAAAAGGTGAGTAAGAGTGTTTAGTCAAAATGACAATATAAATATCTTAGTTATTAGGTTTAAAAGAATAGGAGATGCTATTTTAAGTTTGCCTCTATGTCATTCATTAAAATTAACTTTCCCTAATTCAAAAGTTGATTTTGTACTATATGAAGAAGCTCGTCCACTTTTTGAAGGACACCCTTATATAGATAATGTCATTACTATAAATAAGAAAGAACAAAAGAATCCTTTCAAATATTTTAAAAAAGTATTTAATGTTACTAGAAAAAAATATGATATTATTATTGATATTATGTCTACTCCTAAAAGTGAACTATTTTGTATGTTTTCAAGAAAATCTCCTTTTAGAATAGGTAGGTATAAGAAAAAAAGAGGTTTTTTCTATAACTATAAAATGAAAGAAAAGGAATCTTTAAATAAGGTAGACAAATTTTTAAATCAGCTTCTTCCTCCATTTGAAGAAGCAGGGTTTGATGTAAAAAAAGACTATGATTTTAAATTTTTTGTAGAAGAAAAAGAAAAAGAGAAATACAGACGAAAAATGCTAGAAGTAGGAGTTGATTTTTCTAAACCTGTTATTGCTTTTTCAATTTATTCAAGAGTTGCTGATAAAATTTATCCTATTGATAAAATGAAAGAAGTTGTAAAATATTTAATTGATAAGTATGATGCTCAAATAATATTTTTCTATTCTGCAGACCAAAAAGATGAGATACAAAAAATTCATAGAGAAATAGGGAATACTAAAAATATTTTTTCTTCAATTGAAACTCCTACAATAAAGGATTTAGTACCATTTTTAGAAAATTGTGACTACTACATAGGGAATGAGGGAGGAGCAAGACATTTAGCACAAGGTGTTGGAATTCCAACATTTGCTGTTTTTAATCCAAGTGCTGAACTAAAAGAATGGCTTCCCTTCCCAAGTGAAAAAAATATGGGAATATCGCCTATTGATATGGTAGAAAAAAAATCTATTCTGATTGAGGAATTTTATAAGATGAGCCCGGAAGAACAATTCTCTTTAATAGATATTGAAACAATTAAAGAAATGTCTGATATGTTAATTGAAAAAAATAAAAGGAAGTAAAAATGAATACCAGAATTATATCTTATGTTATATCAAATCTATTTAAGCTAATGATGGCTTTATTTCTTTTTCCACTTGCAGTAAGTGTTTATTACAGAGAAGGATTAAAACTTTCAATGGCTTATATTATACCCATAATTATTTTATGTGTATTAAGTTATTTTTTGTCAGGTAAAAGTCCTGAAAATCAATCTTTCTTTTCAAAGGAAGGATTAGTTATTGTTGCATTATCTTGGTTACTTATATCATTTTTTGGTGCTTTACCTTTTGTAATAAGTGGAGAAATTCCAAATATGATAGATGCTTTTTTTGAAAGTGTCAGTGGTTTTACTACAACAGGTGCTAGTATACTACCAGAAGTTGAAAGTTTAAGTAAATCAATATTATTTTGGAGAAGTTTCACCCATGTTGTTGGTGGTATGGGAGTTCTCGTTTTAGTTTTAGCAATACTTCCAAAAGGAAATAATCAGGCATTACATATAATGAGGGCTGAAGTTCCTGGTCCAACAGTTGGTAAACTTGTTGCTAAAATGAGTTATAATTCAAGAATTTTATATATAATTTATCTTGTTATGACTCTTATAATGATACTTTTATTATTAGCTGGAGGAATGTCATTTTTTGATGCTTGCATTCATGCATTTGGTACAGCTGGTACTGGTGGTTTTAGTTCTAAAAATACAAGTATAGGTTTTTACAATAGTGCTTATATAGATTATGTGACTTCTATTGGAATGTTAATTTTTGGACTCAACTTTAACTTATTTTATCTTTTAATTTTAGGTAATATAAAACAAGTATTTAAAAGTGAGGAAGCAAAGTACTATTTAGGAATCGTTTTTGGAGCAACAGTACTTATCTGTGTAAACATTTATCCTATCTATTCTTCAATCTCAAGAATGATAAGAGATGTATTCTTTACAGTATCCTCTATTATTACAACTACTGGTTATTCAACAGTAGATTTTGATAAATGGCCTGCTTTTTCTAAAACTATTATTTTATTTTTAATGTTTTGCGGTGGTTGTGCAGGTTCAACAGCAGGTGGATTTAAAATTTCCAGAGTAATTATCTTAATTAAAAAGGTAGTAAAAGAATTTAAAAAAGTTGGACATCCTAATAAAGTTTTAAACATACAACTTGAAGGAAAAACATTAGATAAAGATATGCTTGAAGGTGTTGATAGTTATTTCATACTTTATTCTGTTACACTTTTTATACTATTATTAATTACATCTTTGGAATCAAATAATTTTACAACAGCAGTAGGTTCTGTATTTGGTACATTTAATAATATAGGACCTGGACTAGATGCAACTGGTCCTACTTCAAATTTTGGATTATTTTCTCCATTTTTGAAATTTATTTTATCTTTGGGAATGTTACTAGGACGTTTGGAAATAATTCCACTTTTAATTCTAGTTTCACCTAGAATTTATAGAAAAAGAGATTAAAAAATTATTAAATTTGAGTTAGGAGTAATAAAATGGAAAACTATGGAAAAGCAAAGAAAATAGTAGGAATGAAATTAATAGGAAAAATTTTAATACTATCTTGTTTTTTATTGTTTACTTTCTTTTTGTTTTCAGTAACAAAATTTTTTATTAAGGATTTTGAAAGAGGTTATTCAGCTACTGGTGGAAAATATTTAATGTTGGTAATTATAGCTGAGATAGTTTTAATATTTTGTGCTTTTATATTACCTTATTTATTAATGAAACTATATCCTAATATTTATTATTATGATGATGGTTTTCAAGTTGGTAAAAAAAATGGAAAAATTTTTTATGAGAAATTAGATTATTTCTTTATACCAGCATACAATAGAGTAAATTCATTTATGGCTATAAGATATACTGATAATGAGGGGAATTGGAAAACTATTCCAGCTGTAAATTATGCTAGTAACTCTTTTGAGTTATTTCAACAAGATTTTGTCAATGTTAATTTCCCAAAAGCTATGAGAAGCCTTGAAAATAATGAAGTAATAGAATTTTTATTTAATGATCCTAAAAAAAGATTAATGGCTTGGGGTTCAAAAAAATATATGCAAAAGAAATTAGAACAGGCTTTAAAAATAAAAGTTACAAGAGAAAGTATAACCTTTGATGACGAAACTTATGAATGGGATAAATATAAAATATTTATAAGTTTAGGTTCAATAGTAGTTCAAGAAAAAGATGGAACTCCTATTTTAATCCTAGGTGGAAATGCTCTAATACACAGAATTAATTTATTAGAAGCTATCATTAACACTTTTGGGAAAAATTAAAAAGGAGATGGATAAAATTGGATGCACCAAAATATATGACTTTGGAAAAAAGAGATAACCATAAATTATTAACATTTTTAGGAGTTTTTATTGCTTTTATAATTGTAACATTTTTCCTTTATATACTAGCTCAAAAAAATGAAAGTACTATATATGCTCCCATAATAGCACTTGCTCTTCCACTACTTGCAGCAATTGGAACAAATTATTTTGCTAAAAGTTCTGATGAAAATAAAATAGATAAACAAGATAGTTGGAATAACAGTGAAGAAGATTTAACTAAAACAAAGAAAAGTAGATTTAGTAAGTTTGGACCAACAGGAACTGATTTAACTTATTTTGGATTTATCTTATCATTAATTTCTACTTATTTATCTATCTATTTATCTGAGGTATTAAATTTAACTAAAATCTTAAAAAAGGATTATCCTAATGATAGTTTTTCAAGTATTTTTATGGATGTTGCTACTAATATCTTTAAAGCAGAATGGGCTAGAAAATATTTACTTCAATATTGGCTTTGGGTTACAATTTTTATAATAGTTTTAATAGGAACAACTATCTGGGGTACAAAGAAAATTGAAAAATTAAGAAAAGAAGAACAAGAGCAAAACAAAAGAAATAAAGAGAATAAAAGTAAATTTAACTAAAAAAAGGAGCTAAAAGCTCCTTTTTAATATTTTTTCCAACTTGCATATTTTGCTTTTTTATTTTTTCTAAATGGTAAGTACATAAAGAAAGAAATTGCTATATCTATTCCCGCAAGTGAAAATATATAATATGGCCAAGGCCCCATAAAATCCATTAAACTTTTTGTAACTGGTGGATGGTTAACATATAAATAATTTGTTCCTAATTTATTATTTACAAAATACATTACAAAAGCTAATGTTACTAACAATAAAAATGAACAAAGAAACCCAGCTCTTGTTGGTCTAAATCTAAAATGTACAAAGGCATAAGCTGTACTAAATAAAATAAAGAAATGAGTTATAAAAAAACTTTGAGAAGCAAAATTACTCATACCATCTCTTATTTCAGGCATAATTATTGCAAAGAATGCTCCTATTGACCAAAAATAAACAGGTTGAAAAATTACTTCACTATGAAAAAACATCATAAAAATAGAAAGTATTATTACTATTGGGCATAGATGTAATGGTAAGAGTTGTGCTACTGTTTCCCCATAATAATAATGTCTAAATAAAATTTCTGCTATTTTTATTCCTAAAACAGCAATAGCAATAATTTTTGCAAAAGCTGTCTTTTTTTCTGTGAAAAATCCTAAAAAAACTAATAATATATAGGATGCAAAACCAATTCCCATAGTTATTAAATGTTCATTACTAAATAATACAAACTTATCCTCCAATTTCTAAACCTCCTATTTATGAAAACCTAAATCTGCAGGATTTATATCCCCAGAGATATGTTTGACTACCCCTTTATTTTTTTCAAACTCCTTTCTTAATAATATAAGTTTATTTATATAGTTTATAGTATCTGATTCTAAATTACTTTCATGAAATCTCCCCAAAGACCAGTAATCAATAACCAAACGACTATCACCTGAAATAACATTTTGTTTTAATATCTTAGCACAATTTAATGCAAAATAAAAGCCTATAAGCTCTCCAAAATTATTTGTTTTACCTGCTTCAACTTGAATATTACCAAATTCATTTTTTATCCAAGTTGTATCTTTTAACAACTTTTTTAATGCACTAGGTGATATTTTATCCAAAATATTTTCTTTATTCTCATTAGTAATTCTAACTTCTACACCAATACCTCTGCCAGTACCTGCATCAAAATATATACCTTTTTCCAAAGTTGCATTTATGGGAGCATTTAATCCTATATTTCTTTCATAACTTGCACCACTATCTAACCATTCTTGTGCAACTGATTTATCAATAAATGATTTGTATCTTGCTTTTGTTCCATGAACTATTTTTTCACATTCTCCCCAATTATCTACAATTCCATTATTTTTTTCATCAAAAAAATATGCATAATATTTTTGTTTAGCCATTTTCTCCCTCCTGTACTTTTCTTATGTAATTTATAATAGCATATATTATAATAACATATTTCTTATTTTTTTTAAACCATTCTTGATTTTTATTTATTTTTATAATAAGCAATAACATAGAATAATTCAAATTTTTTTATTTTTTGAAATATATAATAATAAATAAAAAATATAAAAGTATAAATTATATATATTTTCATTAAAGATAAAAAAGTTGTATAGTAGACAAAATGTATTATTTTTTAAAAGAAGGAGATGATAGTATGAAAAAAATTTTTTATTTATTAATTGTATTTTCTTTATTTTTAGTTGCCTGTGGAGAAAAAAAATCTGATACAACAACTGAAAATAAAATTGTTACTGTTGCACAAGGTGCAAAACCAAAATCGTTAGATCCACATATGTATAACTCAATTCCTGATTTAATGGTTTCAAGACAATTTTACAATACTCTTTTTAATAGAGAAAAAGATGGAACTATTGTACCAGAACTTGCTGAAACTTATGAATACAAAAATGATAAAGAATTAGATATTGTTCTTAAAAAAGGAGTAAAATTCCATGACGGTTCTGAACTTACTGCTGATGATGTAGTTTTTAGCTTTCAAGTGATGAAAGATAAACCAGGTGCTTCTATAATGATTGAAGAAATAGATAAAGTTGAAAAAGTAAATGATTATGAAGTAAAAATACTATTAAAAAATTCATCATCTCCTTTACTATTTAACTTAGCACATCCACTAACTTCAATAGTTAGTAAAAAGTATGTAGAAGCTGGTAATGACTTAAATATTGCTCCAATGGGAACAGGTGCATTTAAGTTAGTAGCATACAATGATGGAGAAAAAATTGAAATGGAAGCATTTCAAGATTATTTTGAAGGTGCTCCTAAAATTCAAAAATTAATTATAAGATCTATACCAGAAGATACAAGTAGACTAGCAGCATTAGAAACTGGTGAAATTGATATAGCAACTGGTTTAGCTCCAATAAATGCTCAAACTGTTGAAGCAAATGATAAATTAGAATTAATTTCTGAACCAACTACTGCTACTGAATACATTTGTTTAAATGTTGAAAAAACTCCATTTACAAATAAAGAATTTAGACAAGCTCTTAACTATGCTATTGATAAAAAAAGTATTGTTGATTCTATTTTCTCAGGAAAAGGGAAAGTTGCAAAATCAATAGTAAATCCAAATGTTTTTGGTTATTATGATGGACTTGAAGAATATCCTTTTAATCCAGAAAAAGCAAAAGAACTAATTGAAAAATCAGGTGTAAAAGACAAATCATTTTCTCTTTATGTAAATGATAGTCCAGTGAGATTACAAGTCGCACAAATAATTCAAGCTAACTTAAAAGATGCTGGAATTGATATGAAGATTGAAACCCTTGAATGGGGAACATATTTACAAAAAACAGGAGAAGGAGACTTTACTGCTTATTTAGGAGGTTGGATATCTGGAACTTCTGATGCTGATATAGTTCTATATCCTCTATTAGATAGTAAATCAATAGGTTTCCCTGGAAATAGAGCTCGTTATTCTAACCCAGAATTTGATAAAGAAGTTGAAATGGCAAGAGTTGTTTTAACTCCTGAAGAAAGAAAAGAACACTATAAAAATGCTCAAATAATAGCTCGTGAAGATTCTCCACTTATTGTTTTATTTAATAAAAATGAAAATATTGGAATTAATAAAAGAATTATAGGTTTTGACTATGATCCAACTACTATGCACAAATTTAAAAATTTAGATGTAAAATAAAGGAATGATATTAATGAATATAGATTTAAAATATATACTTAATAAAACTGTTGAGCTTTTAAATATACCAAGTCCTGTTGGTTACACTCATAATGCTATTGAATATGTAAAAAATGAATTAAAAAAACTAGGTATAAAAAATTACAATATTACAAAAAAAGGTGCATTAATTGCATATATTAAAGGTCAAGATTCTAACTACAAGAAAATGATTTCTGCCCATGTTGATACTTTAGGAGCTGTTGTAAAGAAAATCAAAAAAAATGGTAGATTAGAAGTTACAAATGTTGGTGGTTTTGCTTGGGGTTCAGTAGAAGGAGAAAATGTAACTATTCATACTATCTCTGGAAAAACATATTCTGGAACTTTACTTCCTATTAAAGCTTCTGTTCATGTTTATGGTGATGTGGCAAGAGAAATGCCAAGAACAGAAGAAACAATGGAAATAAGAATAGATGAAGATGTTAAGACTGATGAAGATATTTTAAAATTAGGTATTTTACAAGGTGATTTTGTCTCTTTTGAAACTCGTACAAGAATTTTAGATAATGGTTATATAAAATCAAGATACTTAGATGATAAATTATGTGTTGCTCAAATTTTATCTTATATAAAATACTTAAAAGATAATAAGCTAAAACCAAAAACTGACTTATATGTATATTTTTCTAATTATGAAGAAATTGGACATGGTGTATCAGTTTTTCCTGAAGATTTAGATGAATTTATCGCAGTTGATATTGGACTTGTTGCAGGTGAAGATGCACATGGAGATGAGAAAAAGGTACAAATTATTGCTAAGGATAGCAGAAGTACATATGATTTCACTCTTAGAAAAAAACTTCAAGAAACTGCTAATAAAAATAATATAAAGTATACTGTTGGTGTATATAATAGATATGGTTCAGATGCAACAACTGCAATCTTACAAGGATTTGATTTCAAATATGCTTGTATAGGTCCAAATGTAGATGCAACTCATCACTATGAAAGATGTCATAATGATGGAATTGTTGAAACAGTAAAATTATTAATAGCTTACTTATAAGTTTCAAGAATAGAAAACACTTAGAAAAATTTCTAGGTGTTTTTTATTTTAAAATAAAAATGATATTTAAATTTTTAAAATTTTATGCCTTTCTAATATGGAATATTTTTTTAATTTATGCTATCATATATCTTAACGATACAATTTTTTAAGTGCAAGGAAAGGAAGGAGATACATGTTAAAAGAAAAAAATTCAGCTGGAGGGGGAAAATTTAGCTTTTTCAATTTTTTAAAAGAAAAAGAAAATAATCAAGCTGAACCAATCAATGTTAAGGAGTTTATTGCATATTTAAAAAATAAAATTATCAATGAAAAATATGAAATAACTCGTGAAGAGGCAATATTTTTATCACAGATTCCTAACAATGATATGGAAACTTTGAATATACTCTTTGATGCAGCAGACCAAATTAGAGAAGCATTCTGTGGGAAATATTTTGATTTATGTACCATTATTAATGCAAAATCTGGTAAATGCTCTGAGAACTGTAAATACTGTGCACAGTCAATTCATTTCAAAACAGGAGCAGATGTATATGGACTTGTTTCTAAAGAATTAGCACTTTATGAAGCTAAAAGAAACGAAAATGAAGGTGCTCATAGATTCTCACTTGTTACAAGTGGTAGAGGACTTAATGGAAATGAAAAAGAATTGGATAAATTAGTTGAGATTTATAAATACATAGGAGAACATACTGGAAAACTAGAACTTTGTGCTTCTCATGGAATATGTACAAAAGAAGCCTTACAAAAATTAGCTGATGCAGGTGTTTTAACTTATCATCATAACTTAGAATCTTCAAGAAGATTCTATCCTAATGTTTGTACTTCTCACACTTATGATGATAGAATTAATACTATTAAAAATGCAAAAGCAGTTGGACTAGATGTTTGTAGTGGAGGAATATTTGGACTAGGAGAAACTATTGAAGATAGAATAGACATGGCATTAGATTTAAGAGCACTAGAAATATGTTCAGTACCTATAAATGTTTTAACTCCAATCCCAGGAACTCCATTTGAAAATAATGTAGCTGTAGAGCCATTAGAAATTTTAAAAACTATATCTATTTATCGTTTTATAATGCCTGAAACTTATTTAAGATATGGTGGTGGAAGAATAAAATTAGGAGAACATGTAAAAACTGGTTTAAGATGTGGAATAAACTCTGCACTTACTGGAAACTTTTTAACAACTACAGGAACAACAATAGAAACTGATAAAAAAATGATAGAGGAGCTAGGTTATGAAATTTAAAGATTTCTTTGTTATAGGTACAGACACTGATGTTGGAAAAACTTATGTTAGTACTCTATTATACAAAGCTTTAAAAAAACATAATTTTCAATATTATAAACCCATACAAAGTGGTTGCTTTTTAAAAGATGGAAATTTAATAGCACCTGATGTAAATTTTTTAACAAAATTTTTAAATATTGATTATGATGACTCTATGGTAACTTATACTTTAAAAGAAGAAGTTTCTCCACATTTAGCTTCTGAAATGGAAGGAACAACAATAGAAATAGAAAATATCCAGAAACATTTTGAAGATTTAAAGAAAAAATATTCTAATATTTTAGTTGAAGGTGCAGGTGGACTTTATGTTCCTTTAATTAGAGATAAATTCTATATCTATGACTTAATAAAATTATTTAATCTTCCTGTTGTTTTAGTCTGTGGAACAAGAGTAGGAGCAATAAATCATACTTTGCTTACTTTAAATGCTCTTAATACTATGGGAATTAAATTACATGGTTTAGTATTTAATAACTATAAAGGACAATTTTTTGAAGATGATAATATAAAAGTAATTTTAGAACTATCAAAAATTGAAAACTATTTAATTATTAAAAATGAACAAAAAAAAATTTCTAATGAAGAAATAGAAAAATTTTTTAATTAAAATATAAAAGCTATTACAAAGATTGGAATGTACAAAAATAGTTCGTTACTAGCCAGATTTCTTAATGAATAAAAATTAAGAATTCGCTGCAAATTCAGCCAACTTGCTGACAAGTCAGCTTCAAACATGCTGAGATTTGCTCGGCTCATTCTATTTAATTTTTATTCTAAAATCTGGAATGTAACTCACTTATTTTTATTAACGTCCATAATTTAATTTGTAATAGCTTTTT from Fusobacterium hwasookii encodes the following:
- the bioD gene encoding dethiobiotin synthase; the encoded protein is MKFKDFFVIGTDTDVGKTYVSTLLYKALKKHNFQYYKPIQSGCFLKDGNLIAPDVNFLTKFLNIDYDDSMVTYTLKEEVSPHLASEMEGTTIEIENIQKHFEDLKKKYSNILVEGAGGLYVPLIRDKFYIYDLIKLFNLPVVLVCGTRVGAINHTLLTLNALNTMGIKLHGLVFNNYKGQFFEDDNIKVILELSKIENYLIIKNEQKKISNEEIEKFFN